Proteins encoded together in one Marinobacter salsuginis window:
- a CDS encoding nucleoid-associated protein, which translates to MAIKHLRTAFASQYQPGQPARLVTGEALQEPGGDYEGLHKQMKRLFNSKPGKKYGRFSEDLGECPFSAWLKDYLEDKQTFGAMTDRLFGQWQELLTGSQEEFDGHLMIVHDALADAEVVYLFILETDSAMRFGGNQSLDATDVLSLSRLNLAVRIELDDWRGNNPAENYLTLVHGRGTGEPGELFIRLCGFTNQVDVEKETMTFLDAVEAFAKSSEPEKAGEVRNKAYEFCKEQHALGEPVEIEALSGYLDESEPQRFKEFASKTAELPESGVLHPDHRKVKKLVRIAGSGGGMSVSFSSDLVNQAVYYDRDKDALTITRLPKALREQLQRYLEAREE; encoded by the coding sequence ATGGCCATCAAACACCTCCGCACTGCCTTCGCCAGCCAGTACCAGCCGGGCCAGCCTGCCCGCCTCGTGACCGGCGAGGCCCTGCAGGAGCCCGGTGGCGATTACGAGGGGCTGCACAAACAGATGAAGCGGCTGTTCAACAGCAAGCCCGGCAAGAAATACGGCCGGTTTTCCGAAGATCTGGGCGAGTGCCCGTTCAGCGCCTGGCTAAAAGACTATCTGGAAGACAAACAAACCTTTGGCGCCATGACCGACCGCCTGTTCGGACAGTGGCAGGAACTGCTCACTGGCAGCCAGGAAGAATTCGATGGCCATCTGATGATTGTCCACGATGCCCTGGCCGACGCCGAGGTGGTTTACCTGTTTATTCTGGAAACCGACAGCGCCATGCGCTTCGGTGGCAACCAGTCACTGGATGCGACCGACGTCCTCAGTCTGTCCCGCCTGAACCTGGCCGTTCGCATCGAGCTGGACGACTGGCGCGGCAACAACCCGGCGGAGAACTACCTCACCCTGGTGCATGGCCGTGGAACCGGTGAGCCGGGCGAGCTGTTTATCCGTTTGTGCGGGTTTACCAATCAGGTAGACGTGGAAAAGGAAACCATGACTTTCTTGGACGCGGTCGAGGCCTTCGCAAAATCCTCGGAGCCAGAGAAAGCGGGCGAGGTTCGCAACAAGGCCTACGAGTTCTGTAAAGAACAGCATGCCCTGGGCGAACCTGTGGAAATCGAGGCGCTGTCCGGCTATCTGGACGAGAGCGAGCCACAACGCTTCAAGGAATTCGCCTCGAAAACCGCCGAACTGCCGGAGAGCGGCGTATTGCACCCGGACCACCGTAAGGTGAAAAAGCTGGTGCGTATTGCAGGCTCCGGGGGTGGCATGAGCGTGTCCTTTTCATCCGACCTGGTGAATCAGGCGGTTTACTATGACCGCGACAAAGACGCCTTGACGATTACCCGGCTTCCCAAGGCTTTGCGGGAACAGCTTCAGCGGTATCTCGAGGCTCGGGAGGAGTAA